CTTGTTAAACCCTTCTTTGGAATTTGAGCCACCGCTTCTTCAATGGTTGTAACATCACCGCTGTCGTCCTTAGCCACCGTCACATTTGGTGTAGGCTTAAATTCCTGGAGTAACCTCCTATCCCCCAAATTAACCCAACCAGGAAACCCAGAATTGGTTCTTTCAAACCCTAACAATTTCCTATGAATTGGGATGTTAAAATCTGACAACAAACCCAATATTTTTGCAACAATGGCTAAACTATTACTCGCAAACTCAGTTGAATTCTCCATTGCTGTTCTAATTTCATCCACAACTGTACTATTGAAATGATCTGTGACGTTCAATTCCTGTAAAGCATCAAAACATGTTTCTTGATCTGTAATTGAAGTGCTCAACCAAGTTTTCAAGTCACCGATTTTGGATGTTGAGAGAATCTTTTCCCCTTCTCCAACTTCCATTGATGAAATTGAATCGTTGAGGCGATCTAAAGCATCATCAAACACAGATTCACAAACTTTCAAAGCATCTTGAAGATTAGTATCGTTGATTCTTTGAATAAGCTTAGATGGGTAAGATTTGAGCTTGGAAAGTTCAGTAACGGCGACATGTAAAGAAAGCTTAAAGAAAACTTCTGGGTCAGTGGTGTTTGCTGTGTCTACTTGAGAAATGCTGGAGTAACAAGAAGTTGGGAACTGGGTTACACTACAAACAGCTTTGAGTGACGCCGCCGGTGTTAAATCGGTCGGAACGGGGGTTTCCGGGGAGGAATTATTGTTTCGCTTGTGTACAACAGTTCCGACGACAGCTCCGATTATGATAGCTATAAGAACAATGGCGGAGATAATGAAAATGATGAGACGCTTACGTGTCTTACGCTTGAATGCTTGTTCTTCAATTGGATCTACTTTGCCATAGCCCTTGAAGGAGTTCATTGAatccatttttcttttcttttttcagatTTGTGTGTTTTGTTTATTGGTTACTACTTTCGAATAAAGATGATGTTCAGACACTGTATGTGTTGGTGCCATTTTTATAGGCAAAGATTGGATCTTTAATATCTGGCAGGAGAAAAGGTGGGATCTTTAATGCCTTGTcgcatttttaattattagtccCTCatcgttttcaattttttatatgGAGTCCTTAATCTCTTAATTCTACACATTGTActcttaattttgatttaaacttcaaaacttaacataaaagccactcaattttacattttctaaccTTAAGGTCACTAAATTTCAATcaatatttcaaaataaccgtttacggtctcaaaataaaaatttctcagaattaatgatattctaaacaattttaattctccaaaattttcgttttgaggtcatctaagtgttgtttggttaggagagagaaaataattttttaaagaaaaaaaagatccAGAAATACCGATTTTGGAAAGTAAAATATGTGGTTTCATAATAAACGTCGTTCTAAAACACTTTAAGTattcaatattttcattttgaggccaCTAACGGTCATTCAggcattaattaaaatttaatgatcataatattagaaagtgtaaaattgagtgacttttttatattatgttttaaagttcagtaaccatatcatgaaaatgagtaaagttcagtagcaATGACGGTaatttaccctcgaatatttaaTAAgaataagttaaaaaaaaattgttgtgGTTTTAGGTTTTAACACTTTGAgtattgtgatttttttttttttttgtaacaaaaTAGTACTTATGGTTAGCAAGAAAATGGGTTTTTTTAGTAATATGGTCAAAGTTGAAGGAAATTTTTGATATATCTATTGGAGTTAGATATGGCGGAAGACATTTTTTTCCTAATCAACTTTTTATCATGTACgagaaataaatttcaaaataacataTGAAACTCGTTGTTTTCTCTCGATCGTTAGAAATTTTCCAGTGAAAATGGCGACTTGATGTTAATTGGTGATATCAGTTGAATATAAACTCGTCATGTAGTATTTATAAAACTCGGACCAATACCTGGAGAAAAAGAACATGTGATGTCATCACAATAAAATTGGTCAATATAATTCCTTATTGAAGCCCCTGACTTAGGAAGTCTCAAAAGATCTAGTCAATAATCCACCCGTTACAACAATCACATCTGATCCTGAGAATCACGGGTCTAGTGGACTTGTGGGATATCAAGCCCCGATATTCGGGTTGACGTTCACCTATCACTGGGTGACACGTAACACATCCTGCTTCTAAACTCATaatctgttggggtttagtgtcctatagtcaattgttgcgggatacaaacttattgtaaatgaattgttctttatatcatttgttttaatgagatatatgttttataactatataaagg
The window above is part of the Euphorbia lathyris chromosome 3, ddEupLath1.1, whole genome shotgun sequence genome. Proteins encoded here:
- the LOC136223190 gene encoding pectinesterase 1-like, with the protein product MDSMNSFKGYGKVDPIEEQAFKRKTRKRLIIFIISAIVLIAIIIGAVVGTVVHKRNNNSSPETPVPTDLTPAASLKAVCSVTQFPTSCYSSISQVDTANTTDPEVFFKLSLHVAVTELSKLKSYPSKLIQRINDTNLQDALKVCESVFDDALDRLNDSISSMEVGEGEKILSTSKIGDLKTWLSTSITDQETCFDALQELNVTDHFNSTVVDEIRTAMENSTEFASNSLAIVAKILGLLSDFNIPIHRKLLGFERTNSGFPGWVNLGDRRLLQEFKPTPNVTVAKDDSGDVTTIEEAVAQIPKKGLTRFIIYVKEGTYTENILLDKNRWNVMIYGDGMDKTIISGSKNFVDGTPTFSTATFAVAGKGFMARDIQFINTAGAAKHQAVAFRSGSDMSVYYQCSFDAYQDTLYAHSNRQFYRDCSITGTIDFIFGNAAVVFQNCKIMPRQPLSNQFNTITAQGKKDPNQNTGISIQKCTFTPLNASLTAPTYLGRPWKDFSTTVIMQSSIDSFLDPSGWKSWISGVDPPSSILYGEYQNTGPGSATEKRVSWAGYKPSLTIDEAAKFAVGSFIQGTEWLPAASVAFEETL